The sequence CCACCACGTCGACGTCGAAGGGGATGTCCGCGAGCGAGGCGTACCCCTGCTCGCCGTGCACCGTCTCCGCCTTGGGGTGCACCGGCACGATCCGCTTGCCGTACCGCTGGAGCACCTGCGCCACCCGGTACGCGGGCCGCGCGGAATTGCCGGACAGCCCGACCACCGCCCAGGTATCGCCCCGTTCGGTCAGAATCCTGCGAATCGCCGCCTCTTCGTCGTACACGTCCGCCTCCTGTGTGGTGTGTGCAGCTTTCCGATGCCGTCGACCGGGCCCCGGAGGCACCGATTCCCGTCTCCCTACCCCGCCACGGTGTCCGGAATCGGCGCGCGGTGCCAGCGCAGCGGCCCTCGCGCGCCTACGCTCGGCCCGTGCTGCGCATCCTCGACGCCCGAACCGGTGAGTCCGTCGCCGCCGCGCCCGCCCGCCGCGGCCTGACCCGTATCGAGGCCCGGGCCCCCGGGCCCGGCCTCACGTCCCTGCGGGTGCTGCTGACCGCCGACCTCCTCGCCCGCGCCCTCGAACTGAACGGCCTCCAGGCGTGGCCGACCGCCCCCGGCCAGTCCCCGAAGCTGCGCCCCGCCGCCGACGCCCTCGCCGTCCGCCCCTTCGAGGAGGCGCACGGGCCGGGGTTCGCGGAGACCGGGGTGGTGCGGGTGACGGCGGGGGAGGCGGACCCGGCCGCCGGGAGCGACGGGCCGGTGGTGGCCGTGGCGCCCGTGGTGTGGGCGGGAGGCGAGGAGCCCCCGCTGTCCGGCCCCGCGCTGCTCGCCGACCCCACCGCCCTGCGCCTCGCCCTCCTCTCCGTCCCTCACGGGGAGACCGTCACGCTGGACGAGGCGACCCTGAGGGGTGCCGCCGAGCGGCTGGCCGGGTGGCGGCGGGACATGGCCGGCTGGGCGCGGGGGCCCTCGCGGCCCGTGCCGGAGGCGGTGCGCACGCGGCTCACCGAGGCGTGGGAGGACGATCTGGGCATGCCGGGCGTGCTGGCGGCGCTGACGGCGGCCGCGGCCGATCCGGCGGTGGCCGACGGCGCCCGGTTCGAGACGTTCGCCTACGCCGACCGGCTGCTCGCCCTCGAACTCGCCCGCGACCTCGGGACCCTCGGGTGAGCGACCGCGCGGGCACCGGCCCACTGCGCCGGCTCGTCGTGCTCAGACACGCCAAGTCGGCCTGGCCCGAGGGCGTGCCCGACCACCGCAGACCGCTCGCGCCGCGCGGTCTGCGCGACGCCCCCGCGGCCGGCCGCGCCCTCGCCGAGGCCGACCTGCTGCCCGACCTCGCCCTGTGCTCCACCGCCGTACGCGCCCGCCGCACCTGGCAGCTCGCCTCCGACGAATGGGGGACCCCGCCCCGGGTGCGCTACGAACCCCGGCTGTACGAGGCCGACGTACCGGCCCTGCTGGAGGTCGTGCGCGAGGCCCCGCCCGAGGTGGAGACGCTGCTGCTCGTCGGGCACAACCCGGGCCTGGAGGACCTCGTCCTGACGCTGGCCGGGGACGGACTGGACGACAGCCTGGAGCGGCTGCGCGCCAAGTTCCCCACCTGCGCCGTCGCGGTCCTCGCCTGGCGCGGCACCGGCTGGGCCGCCCTCGCCTCGGGCGTCGCCCTGCTGACCTGGTTCACCGTGCCCCGGGGCAAGACCCACGCCTGAGGCGCCCCGGTGCCTGCGCATAGGCTGGCGGGATGCAGGACGAGTACCGCACAGTGGCCCGCGCGGGCGTGCACGAGACCGAGATCAACCGTTCCCGCTTCCTGTGCGCCCTCGCCCCGGCCGCCACCGAGCGGGAGGCGCAGGACTTCGTCGCGGCCGTCCGCAAGGAGCACGCCGACGCCACCCACAACTGCTGGGCGTACGTCATCGGCGCCGACGCCTCCGTGCAGAAGGCCAGCGACGACGGCGAACCGGGCGGCACGGCCGGTGTCCCCATGCTCCAGATGCTGCTGCGCCGCGACATGCGGTACGTCGTCGCCGTCGTCACCCGCTACTACGGCGGCGTCAAGCTCGGCGCCGGCGGGCTCATCCGCGCCTACGGCGGTGCCGTCGGCGAGGCCCTGGACACCCTCGGCACCCGCACCCGGCGCCGCTTCCGGCTGGCCGCGGTCACCGTCGACCACCAGCGCGCGGGCAAGCTCCAGAACGAGCTGCGCGCCACCGGCCGCGAGGTCCGCGACGTCCGCTACGGCGAGGCCGTCACCATCGAGATCGGCCTGCCGGACGCCGACGTGGACGCCTTCCGGGGGTGGCTCGCCGACGCGACGGCGGGTACGGCCGCCTTCGAGCTGGGCGGCGAGGCGTACGGGGACGCCTGAAGCGTGGTGACAAAACGGGCATAACACCCTTGTGGTGTCCGGGGTATGACGGGCGATACGGGCGGGACCGGCCGTGTTGTCGTACCCGGCCGTTAGTCTCGGGAGTCATGAGACTCCTGCACACGTCCGACTGGCATCTCGGCCGGGCCTTCCACCGGGTGAGCATGCTCGGGGCCCAGGCCGACTTCATCGGACACCTGGTCGCCACCGTGCGCGAGCGCGAGGTGGACGCGGTGGTCGTGTCGGGAGACGTGTACGACCGCGCGGTGCCCCCGCTGGCCGCCGTCGAGCTGTTCGACGACGCCCTGCACCGCCTCGCCGGGCTGGGTGTGCCCACGGTGATGATCTCGGGCAACCACGACTCGGCCCGCCGCCTCGGCGTCGGCGCGGGACTCATCGACCGCGCCGGCATCCATCTGCGCACCGAGCCGTCCGCCGTCGCCACCCCGGTGGTGCTCGCCGACGCCCACGGCGAGGTCGCCTTCTACGGACTGCCGTACCTCGAACCCGCCCTGGTGAAAGACGAGTTCGGGGTGGCGAAAGCCGGGCACGAGGCCGTCCTCGCGGCGGCCATGGACCGGGTCCGCGCCGACCTCGCGACCCGCCCGGCGGGCACCCGCGGCGTCGTCCTCGCCCACGCCTTCGTCACCGGCGGACAGGCCAGCGACAGCGAGCGGGACATCACCGTCGGCGGGGTCGCCGCCGTACCCGCCCAGATCTTCGACGGCGCCGACTATGTGGCCCTCGGGCATCTGCACGGCTGCCAGACCCTCACCGAGCGGGTGCGCTACTCCGGCTCCCCGCTCGCCTACTCCTTCTCCGAGGCCGACCACCGCAAGAGCATGTGGCTGATCGACCTCGCCGCCGACGGCGCCGTGACCGCCGAGCGCCTCGACTGCCCGGTGCCCCGCCCGCTGGCCCGCGTCCGCGGCACCTTGGCGGAGCTGCTCGCCGACCCGGACCTCGACCGCCACACGGACGCCTGGGTCGAGGCCACCCTCACCGACGCCGTCCGCCCGCCCGAGCCGATGGCCAGGCTCACCGAGCGCTTCCCGCACACCCTGAGCCTGGTCTTCGCCCCCGAACGCGCCCCCGACGACCCCCGGGTCTCCTACGCCCGCCGCCTCGCCGGCCGCAGCGACCAGCAGATCGCCGAGGACTTCGTCGCCCATGTGCGGGGCGCCGGGCCCGACGAACGGGAGGCGGCCGTGCTGCGCGAGGCGTTCGACGCCGTCCGCGCCGACGCCGTCGTACGGGAGGTGGCCAAGTGAGGCTGCACCGGCTCGACATCACCGCCTTCGGCCCCTTCGGCGGCGCCCAGAGCGTCGACTTCGACGCCCTGTCCGCCGCCGGGCTCTTCCTGCTGCACGGCCCCACCGGCGCCGGCAAGACCTCCGTCCTGGACGCCGTCTGCTACGCGCTCTACGGCTCCGTCCCCGGCGCCCGTCAGAGCGGCACGGGCCAGGGCATGAACCTGCGCAGCGACCACGCCGAGCCCCGCACCCGCACCGAGATCCGGCTCGAACTCACCGTCGCCGGACGCCGGTTCGAGGTCACCCGGCAGCCGCCCTGGGAGCGGCCCAAGCTGCGCGGCACGGGCACCACCGTCGACAAGGCCCAGACC is a genomic window of Streptomyces sp. WP-1 containing:
- a CDS encoding exonuclease SbcCD subunit D; translated protein: MRLLHTSDWHLGRAFHRVSMLGAQADFIGHLVATVREREVDAVVVSGDVYDRAVPPLAAVELFDDALHRLAGLGVPTVMISGNHDSARRLGVGAGLIDRAGIHLRTEPSAVATPVVLADAHGEVAFYGLPYLEPALVKDEFGVAKAGHEAVLAAAMDRVRADLATRPAGTRGVVLAHAFVTGGQASDSERDITVGGVAAVPAQIFDGADYVALGHLHGCQTLTERVRYSGSPLAYSFSEADHRKSMWLIDLAADGAVTAERLDCPVPRPLARVRGTLAELLADPDLDRHTDAWVEATLTDAVRPPEPMARLTERFPHTLSLVFAPERAPDDPRVSYARRLAGRSDQQIAEDFVAHVRGAGPDEREAAVLREAFDAVRADAVVREVAK
- a CDS encoding CoA-binding protein, whose amino-acid sequence is MYDEEAAIRRILTERGDTWAVVGLSGNSARPAYRVAQVLQRYGKRIVPVHPKAETVHGEQGYASLADIPFDVDVVDVFVNSALAGAVAAEAVAKGAKAVWFQLGVVDEDACESTRAAGLDMVMDRCPAIEIPRLS
- a CDS encoding YigZ family protein — protein: MQDEYRTVARAGVHETEINRSRFLCALAPAATEREAQDFVAAVRKEHADATHNCWAYVIGADASVQKASDDGEPGGTAGVPMLQMLLRRDMRYVVAVVTRYYGGVKLGAGGLIRAYGGAVGEALDTLGTRTRRRFRLAAVTVDHQRAGKLQNELRATGREVRDVRYGEAVTIEIGLPDADVDAFRGWLADATAGTAAFELGGEAYGDA
- a CDS encoding histidine phosphatase family protein codes for the protein MSDRAGTGPLRRLVVLRHAKSAWPEGVPDHRRPLAPRGLRDAPAAGRALAEADLLPDLALCSTAVRARRTWQLASDEWGTPPRVRYEPRLYEADVPALLEVVREAPPEVETLLLVGHNPGLEDLVLTLAGDGLDDSLERLRAKFPTCAVAVLAWRGTGWAALASGVALLTWFTVPRGKTHA